The stretch of DNA AGCTCCAGCTCGGTCAGATCGCATTCCCACCGGGTTCCGGTGAAGAATCCCGAGTCGATGCGGCTCAGCGTCAGGTCGACGATCGCCGTGAGATTGGCGTAGTCGCCTCGCTGCCATTTCTCGATCGTCTCGTTCGGGAACGGGTAGGTGGGAATCAGGCCGAGTGATCGCGTGAGGCTGGGGCCGGCGTTGGCCAGCGACTCCAACACGGGTCCGATCTGTCTCAGCTCCTTGACCAGGTTTTCCTTGGTTTGGTTGACCGTGTCGACGGTCAAGGCACTGAACTTGCCGAGCTGATCGGCGGCCTCGACGAGGTTGTCCCGCTCGTTGTTGAGCACCGCGAGTGCATCGGGAATGGTGTTGAGCGCCTTGTCCAGAACGGGTTTGCGCGCGGCGAGCTTTCCAGTCAGCTGGTTCAGGCTGTCGGTGGCCGCGATGATGTCACCGGTCTGGTCGTTGACGTATGCGGTGAACTTGTCCAGTTGCTCGATCAGGCTTCTCAGGTCCTTCTCCCGGCCCCGGAACGCGGTGCTGAATGCCTCGGTGATGTCCTGCACCTGGCCCAGCCCGCCACCGTTGAGCACCATTGACAGCGCCGCAAGCGTCTGCTCGACCGTCGGAAAGGCTCCGCCGTGCGACAGCGGAATCAGTGAGCCGTTGTGCAGCTTGCCCTGCGGTGGGGCGTCCGTCGGTGGTGCCAGCTCGACGTGCAACGATCCCAGCAAGCTGGTCTGGCCGAGCTTGATGGTCGCATTGGCGGGCATGTCGACACCGCCGTTGAGCTTCATCGTCAGCAGCGCGTGCCAGTCCTGGCGCTCAATCTTGGTCACGGTGCCCACCGTTACGTCTGCGACCCGTACTCGTGCATTCGGCTGCAGGTTGCTGATGTCCGGCATCTGTGCCTGGATCTCGAAGGAGCCGGGGCCGCCGCCCTGAGTGCCCGGCAGCGAGAGCGTGTTGAGCCCGCGCCAGCTGGCGCAGCCGGACGCCGCGGCCAACACCACGATCGTCATCGCCAGGTGTATCGCCAAGCGGCGCAACGGGTGCCGTCTCATGAGCCACCTCCGGGGAGAACCATCATTCCGGGCAGGCCCGCCCCGGGATCCGTGGCAACGGTAGGTGCGGCCGGCTCGTTTGCGCTGGTCGCCTCGGCGGCTAGTGGCGGCCCGGGTGGTGGAGCCGACGGCGGCGGTGCCGCCTCCGCCGGCAACGCAGAATCGGGGGCCGGTGGCACATAGTCCGGGCGCATCCACGGCTCGCTGTAGGTGACCTCATTGGGTCTGGCCTCCGCGCCGACGAAGAGGTTCTCCCCGAGCGGGGGGAAGTTGTACTGGCGGTTTTTCACGATCGGAGCCAGATACTGCACGCAGAGCTTTGCCGCTTGCTCACCGCCCATCCGGGAGGCCGACTGTATCGCCCCGCAGAGGAACGAGATCGGGTTAGCGAAGTTGTTCACTGCCAGCGCGCCGGTCAGTGAGCCGTTGGCCGGCTCGTAGATGTTGTTGAAGTTCTGAATGGTCGACGGGGCAATATGCAGTGTCTGCTTGATGTCATCGAGGCTGTCGACCAGCACCTTCGTGATCGACGTCAATTTGTCCGACGTCGTGCCGATCGCTTCGCGGTTGTCGGCCACAAAGCTCTGCACATCGCCGACCACCGAGTTGAGGTCCTGGGCCGCCTGACCGACCTTGTTCGGGTCGTCGGCCAGCACCGAGGACACCGAAGCCAGGTTCTGGTTGAGCTGTTCGAGCAGATCGGTGCTGTCGTGCAGTGCGGTCACCAGGGTCGACAGATTTTTGAAGGTGGCGAAGATGTCCTTGCTGTGGTCGCCCAGCGTGGACACGGCCTGCGACAACTTGATTACGGTGTCGCGGATGTTGGCGCCTTGCCCCCGTAGGTTGGTGGCCGCGGTGTTGATGAACTCACCGAGCGTGCTGACGCCGCCCGGCTTGTCGGGCTGCAACAGTTTGGTTACCCGCTCGAGTTGGACACGGATGTCGTCCCACTCGACCGGCACCGCGGTGCGGTCCTGCGGTATGACCGCGCCGTCCTGCATCGTCGGGCCAGCCGTGTAGGGCGGCGTCAGCTGGATGGCCCTACCCGTTACCAGCTGGGGCGACAAGATCGCAGCTTTGACGTCGGCCGGCACCTTGTAGTCGCGATCAAACGAGAAGGTGATCTTTGCCCGCTCGGGCTGCGGCTCAATCTTGTCGATCTTGCCTACCGGCACGCCCCGGATGAGCACGTCGTCGCCGGGGAACACTCCGGTGCTGTTGTCGAAATAGGCGATCACCGTTGTTTTTGCGACCTGATCGGCGACCCGCACGACAACGACCACACCGGCGACGAGCACAAGGGCGAGCAAGATCGCCAGCAGGACGCGTGGACGTCGCAGCCGCGCCATCATGGTTGGCCCCCGGGTGCCAGCGGCGGCACCTCGCCGGGTGCGGGAACATAGACCGGCGACGGTGTCGGTTCAGGCGTGGACTGCAGCTGCGGCGGCGACGGCGCCGGCGGACCCGGTGGCGGGCCGCCTGGCGGCGGGGCCGGCGGTGGTTCGCGGTAGGGATAGCAGCCTGTAGGGCCGGGCAGCGGCAAGCCTGGCGGACCGCACCCCTCTTCGCCGGGCTTTCCGGTGATGGCATCGGGCAGCGTCAGACGCGGCTCCCCTCCTTGCCCTGTCCGCGGGTACGGCACCGGCAATGCCGGAGTTCCGGGCTGGCCGGTCTGCGGATCGGTTAGCTGCGACGGAAGCAACGTCGACGGGTCCAGCCCCAGATCGGAGAATGCGGCATCGACGAACGGCTGCACGAACTGACCCGGGAACAAGTTGACCACGTATGCCTTGAAGAACGGACCAGACGACACGGATTCGCCAAGCGACATGGCGTAGGAGTTGAGCAGCTTGATGGCCTGTCGCACGCGCTCCTTACGGTCATCGACAATGGCCAGTACCCCGTTGAGCTTGTCCAACGCGGGGCGCAGCTGCTGTCGGTTCTCGGTGATGAATCCCTTCAACTGCCGCGACACGGCCGAGATGTTGCCCCAGATCTGATCCAGCGCAGCGCTTTGCGTCTGCAGCTGGGCCAGCAAGGCGTTGGTGTCGTGCACCAAACTGACCACCTGGTCAGTGCGTTTGGCGAGCACGCCCGTCGCCTTGGCCGCGTTGTCCAGCAGGTTGCGCAGTTGGGCGTCGCGTTCGTTGAGTGTCTGCGAGAACCGCGCCACCCCGGACACAGCATTTCGCAGATCTGGTGAGGTGTCGGCAAACGTTTGCGACAGCGTGGCCAGCGAGTCCGACAACAGGTTGGTGTTCAGCCCGCTGATGGTGGTGGCCAAATCGCCCAGCGCGTCCGGCAGTTGGTAGGGCGATGTCGTCCGGTCGATCGGAATGGGGGCGGCCAGCTCGGCATCCCCTCGGGGGATGACGTCGAGCACCTTGCTGCCCAGCAAGCTCTTGGTTTTGATCGCGGCCTCGGTGCGGTTTCCCAGGAAGATGGTCTTGTCGACACTGAACTTGACCAGCACACCGGGTCCGTCGAGTTCGATGCTTGACACCTTGCCTGCCGGAAAGCCGGATATGTCGACGGAGGCGCCCGAGCGCAGTCCTCCGGCGTCGGCGAAGTACGCCGAATAGTCCCTGGACTGGTTCACGAAGGGCAGCTTCTGGTAGTTGAGCGCGGCCAGCACGACGGTGAGGACTGCCACCACGCCGACGGTGCCGATGATCAGGGGGCTGCGTTCGGAGAATGACCTCATTTCGGCGCGCACCGTCCCGTGCTCTGGCCTGCGACCTTGACGTAGACAGGCTGGCCGCCTTTTCCGTTGAGTTTCAGCACAACGTCGCAGAGGTAGAAGCTGAAGAAATCGCCGTACATGCCCTGCCGGCCCAGCGCGCGGTATTTGTCCGGCAGGGTGTCGATGATCTTCTCGACGTACTCGTGGTCGGCCACCACAATGCCCGCGGTCCGGTCGGTCTCGTGCACCACCTTCTGAAAGGGCTCTCGGGCTTGGGACATCAGGTCGGCAACCGAACCGGCGGCGGCGTTGGTGTAGGCCACCGCGTTTGAAATGTCCGTCTTGCGTTGCGACAGACGACCGATGAGCTCCGACAGCGATGTCACCGCTTTATCCAGCTTGTCGCTCTGACCGCTCAACGAGCCCAGCACGACGTTGAGATTGTCGACGACCTGCCCGATGAGCTGATCGCGGTCGGCCAGCGTGTTGGTCACCGCGGCCGCCTGGTCCAGGAACGAGCCGATCGTGGGACCCTGTCCCTGAAACGCCTGCAGTAGCTGCCCGCTCAACTCATTGACTTGCTCCGGGTTCAACGCCCGAAACAGCGGCCGAAAGCCACCGATCACCGCATCTAGATCCAACGCGGGTTGGGTGCGCGAGGCTGGGATCGTATCGCCTGGGTTGAGCTTCTTGACTCCCCCGGTGCCTTCCTCCAGGGCCAGATAGCGGTCGCCGAACAGGTTGTCGTATCGGATCACTGCCCGGCTTCCTTCGGTGAGGACGACGGAATCGTCCGCAGTGAAGTCGACCCGCACGGTCGCATCGCGGTTCACAGTGATGGTCTGAACCTTGCCGACTTCCACGCCGGCGATCCGCACCAGGCTGTTCTTTCGCATGTTGGACACGTTGGTGAACACGGCGGAGTACGTCTTGCCCTCGGTGAACCGGAACTCCGCGAAGATCGTCAGCAGCGTAAACGCGCCCAACAGGCAGACCGTCAAGAAGATGGCCAGACGCCAGGCGGCTGCTCGGAAGTTTCCCATCAGCTTCCCTCCGGGTTGTGCAGATCGTCGGCGGTCACGGCGGCGTCTGGCCGTTCTGGTCTGGCTGCGCCGGCCCCGGTGCGGGCCCTGCCGGTGCCACCCCGGGCCACAGCGGCACCCCGCCCGGCCCGTACAGCGGCGCACCGTAGGGCGGTGCCCCGGGGTATGGGACCGGCCCGATCGCCGGCCCCGGGAGGCACTGGCGGATGCTGGGCGGCCGAGGCGCAGCACGGGTGACGGGGAAGTAGTCGCCCCAGCAGGGATGCCCGATGCCGGGGTTGGGCCGGATATCGACGCCGGTTCCAAATCCGGTGTTTGTGATGAGCTGGCGCACCGGGAAGTTCTTCGTCGCGTCGGGCAGCGAGCCACACCCGGGTTTCCCGCCGGGTCCGCCCTTTGCCGCCACGATGGGGAGGTTGTCGGGATAGGCGTAGGGGTCGTTGCCCAGCAGCAGGCCGACATCGAGGTGAATCGTCCGACCGTCAGCGCCGCCCCACACCGAATAGCCGCCGTTGTTGAGGAACCACGTCGCCCCTTGCAGCCAGCAGGTGTATTCCGGGTTGTACTTGAGTAACAGGTTCGTCGTCGGCTCGAGGGTGTTGACCGATGCCACGAGACTGTCCTTGCTCGTGGCGAGCAGATCGGTCCCGGACTTTGCGAAGCCAATGACGTTGAGCAGCAAGCTATCCAGCGCACCCGAATGATTCACGACGGTTGTGCTTGTGGTGCTGGCGGCGTTAAGGATCGTCAGAATATCGTCGGCGGCCGCGGCGTAGGTGTCGTTGAAGTTCTTGAATGAGCGCCAGTCTGCGCGGATGGTCTCAGTGCGTGCGTTCAGTGCAGTCAACACCTCGTTGAGGTCGGTGGTGGCCTGACCGATCCGTTCGCCTTGCCCGCGCACTCCCTCGGCCACCGCACTGAGCACCGAGTTCAGCTTCGCCGGATCGACCATGTCAAGCAGGTCCACGACGTTCTCGAAGACCGTGTTCACCTCGGTGGTGACGTTCTTCGAGACCAGCACCGCGCCGGCGGCAAGCCTGGCAGCGCTCGGGTCCTGCGGATAGACCAGGTCGACGAACTTGGCGCCGAATGCCGTGGTGACCCTGATCTGTGCCTGCACGTTGGCCGGGATGTAGCGGATCTGGTCGGGCTGGATCTCCAGCGTCAATCTGGTGCCGTCTTTGGCGGTCGACACCTGGCTGACCCGTCCGACCTGCACACCACGCAACTTGACCTTGGCGTTGGTTTCCAAGATGAGCCCGGAGCGATCCGATGTCAGAGTCACCGGGACGTAAGACCTGAACGTGCCCGCAAAAAGCGTCGAGGTTGCGAACAGGAACGCGGCGATCGCCGCCAATAGGATGATCGTCCACCACCCGGTGGGGATGCGTTGTTCTCCTGGCCGTGGTTCCATACCGCTACCCAGCCAGGTTGAAGTTGCCGGATTGACCGTAGACGGCCAGCGAGATCATCGCGATCTCGACCGCGGCGATCACCATCGAGGTGCGCACCGCCCGGCCGACGGCCTCGCCCACACCGGCAGGCCCACCGCTGGCGGTGTATCCGTAATAGGTGTGCACCAGCATGATCACGACGGTCATCGCCACACACTGGAAGAACGACCAGATCAGGTCGGTGGGGTTGAGGAAGGTGTCGAAATAGTGGTCATAGACACCGGATCCCTGGCCGTAGATGGTGGTGGTGCCGAGGCGGGCGGCCAGGAACGCCATCATGACCGCAACGCAGTAGAGCGGGATCACCACGATCACCCCGGCGAGCACCCGCGTGGATGCCAGGTAGGTGACGCTGCGAATACC from Mycobacterium sp. JS623 encodes:
- a CDS encoding virulence factor Mce family protein — protein: MTIVVLAAASGCASWRGLNTLSLPGTQGGGPGSFEIQAQMPDISNLQPNARVRVADVTVGTVTKIERQDWHALLTMKLNGGVDMPANATIKLGQTSLLGSLHVELAPPTDAPPQGKLHNGSLIPLSHGGAFPTVEQTLAALSMVLNGGGLGQVQDITEAFSTAFRGREKDLRSLIEQLDKFTAYVNDQTGDIIAATDSLNQLTGKLAARKPVLDKALNTIPDALAVLNNERDNLVEAADQLGKFSALTVDTVNQTKENLVKELRQIGPVLESLANAGPSLTRSLGLIPTYPFPNETIEKWQRGDYANLTAIVDLTLSRIDSGFFTGTRWECDLTELELQWGRTIGQYPSPCTAGGPNNPGNPLTIPYRWDQGP
- a CDS encoding virulence factor Mce family protein, which translates into the protein MMARLRRPRVLLAILLALVLVAGVVVVVRVADQVAKTTVIAYFDNSTGVFPGDDVLIRGVPVGKIDKIEPQPERAKITFSFDRDYKVPADVKAAILSPQLVTGRAIQLTPPYTAGPTMQDGAVIPQDRTAVPVEWDDIRVQLERVTKLLQPDKPGGVSTLGEFINTAATNLRGQGANIRDTVIKLSQAVSTLGDHSKDIFATFKNLSTLVTALHDSTDLLEQLNQNLASVSSVLADDPNKVGQAAQDLNSVVGDVQSFVADNREAIGTTSDKLTSITKVLVDSLDDIKQTLHIAPSTIQNFNNIYEPANGSLTGALAVNNFANPISFLCGAIQSASRMGGEQAAKLCVQYLAPIVKNRQYNFPPLGENLFVGAEARPNEVTYSEPWMRPDYVPPAPDSALPAEAAPPPSAPPPGPPLAAEATSANEPAAPTVATDPGAGLPGMMVLPGGGS
- a CDS encoding virulence factor Mce family protein; translated protein: MRSFSERSPLIIGTVGVVAVLTVVLAALNYQKLPFVNQSRDYSAYFADAGGLRSGASVDISGFPAGKVSSIELDGPGVLVKFSVDKTIFLGNRTEAAIKTKSLLGSKVLDVIPRGDAELAAPIPIDRTTSPYQLPDALGDLATTISGLNTNLLSDSLATLSQTFADTSPDLRNAVSGVARFSQTLNERDAQLRNLLDNAAKATGVLAKRTDQVVSLVHDTNALLAQLQTQSAALDQIWGNISAVSRQLKGFITENRQQLRPALDKLNGVLAIVDDRKERVRQAIKLLNSYAMSLGESVSSGPFFKAYVVNLFPGQFVQPFVDAAFSDLGLDPSTLLPSQLTDPQTGQPGTPALPVPYPRTGQGGEPRLTLPDAITGKPGEEGCGPPGLPLPGPTGCYPYREPPPAPPPGGPPPGPPAPSPPQLQSTPEPTPSPVYVPAPGEVPPLAPGGQP
- a CDS encoding virulence factor Mce family protein translates to MGNFRAAAWRLAIFLTVCLLGAFTLLTIFAEFRFTEGKTYSAVFTNVSNMRKNSLVRIAGVEVGKVQTITVNRDATVRVDFTADDSVVLTEGSRAVIRYDNLFGDRYLALEEGTGGVKKLNPGDTIPASRTQPALDLDAVIGGFRPLFRALNPEQVNELSGQLLQAFQGQGPTIGSFLDQAAAVTNTLADRDQLIGQVVDNLNVVLGSLSGQSDKLDKAVTSLSELIGRLSQRKTDISNAVAYTNAAAGSVADLMSQAREPFQKVVHETDRTAGIVVADHEYVEKIIDTLPDKYRALGRQGMYGDFFSFYLCDVVLKLNGKGGQPVYVKVAGQSTGRCAPK
- a CDS encoding MCE family protein; translation: MEPRPGEQRIPTGWWTIILLAAIAAFLFATSTLFAGTFRSYVPVTLTSDRSGLILETNAKVKLRGVQVGRVSQVSTAKDGTRLTLEIQPDQIRYIPANVQAQIRVTTAFGAKFVDLVYPQDPSAARLAAGAVLVSKNVTTEVNTVFENVVDLLDMVDPAKLNSVLSAVAEGVRGQGERIGQATTDLNEVLTALNARTETIRADWRSFKNFNDTYAAAADDILTILNAASTTSTTVVNHSGALDSLLLNVIGFAKSGTDLLATSKDSLVASVNTLEPTTNLLLKYNPEYTCWLQGATWFLNNGGYSVWGGADGRTIHLDVGLLLGNDPYAYPDNLPIVAAKGGPGGKPGCGSLPDATKNFPVRQLITNTGFGTGVDIRPNPGIGHPCWGDYFPVTRAAPRPPSIRQCLPGPAIGPVPYPGAPPYGAPLYGPGGVPLWPGVAPAGPAPGPAQPDQNGQTPP